The following coding sequences lie in one Mercenaria mercenaria strain notata chromosome 5, MADL_Memer_1, whole genome shotgun sequence genomic window:
- the LOC123558604 gene encoding uncharacterized protein LOC123558604 — protein MIMLPSSEIFRKMYRISAKKTNNDNDPYEDALLDTNSGSQTNTETNRSTNENFKGENNEKSLDHIIEKVQTEAICEIKPDDRANEEGGYSGENGGGNNQKRKCDPCLFDDIEENATSFCVVCVEYLCKGCARDHRRSKATRNHTVLINDEIPKDPAVFKMMKSLVSCSDHPEMEVLFKCGKHDKFICTKCLVVSHRNCEEVKEVSNPTLHVQSSMSGNTNTSPSDMLQAVYDMTVSVRIAKEENIERLHLDRACITKEQSEFIESVQEHLLKLDEESKNEMENMLTKEHNKLEKEVAICKEIENVEIKKKELLNIAMNYGSTVELNVISELVTKEAEGLKYETKQEAEKAAVCLKFVRNQSLTDVATIGTVYVVKGQKEDVQQDENPRNQILLENSSDDIDETSTNAGESSREKTTSSNLDKDQCPFMESSVSRTRTMHDLHQNTAEFKCSLTSILVLSDGRIVVTDYNNECIKILNLDMSVKIEFKLDEKPIDLCQNSRYHLAVIFDGKKMINRFIVAKDTVLNDGGFSSKMYPISIEKSNERDGHVIILFSDEERNTQKNSDSDTIEIQIRSVHNGAIIKQLTEFKTKSSHKMILKNPGRIQVMPKVQNAFLISENEKLHHCDIDQASTNTIKEKWYYKSYKGRIIDDITDIAVDKEGNIYVCGKGSKNIHQISGSNFMNNRVLLSIPGTPQSLCVDDDRRRLIVGCENDDFIYAVTLE, from the exons atgattATGCTACCATCTTCGGAGATCTTCAGAAAGATGTACA GGATATCGGCCAAGAAAACTAATAACGACAATGATCCTTATGAAGACGCCTTGCTTGATACAAATTCCGGCTCACAAACaaacactgaaacaaacagaaGTACAAACGAAAACTTTAAAGGGGAAAACAATGAAAAGTCGCTTGATCACATTATAGAGAAAGTTCAAACGGAAGCTATTTGTGAGATAAAACCTGATGATCGTGCTAACGAAGAAGGAGGTTATAGTGGAGAAAATGGAGGAGGAAAtaatcaaaaaagaaaatgtgatccGTGTTTGTTTGACGATATTGAAGAAAATGCAACTTCATTCTGTGTGGTTTGTGTCGAGTATCTATGCAAAGGTTGTGCTCGCGACCATAGAAGGAGCAAAGCAACAAGGAACCATACAGTATTAATTAATGATGAAATACCGAAGGATCCTGCAGTTTTCAAGATGATGAAGTCATTGGTGTCCTGCTCGGATCACCCTGAAATGGAAGTGCTCTTTAAATGCGGAAAACATGATAAATTCATTTGCACTAAATGTTTAGTCGTTAGCCATAGGAATTGTGAGGAAGTAAAGGAGGTTTCAAACCCTACATTACATGTACAAAGTAGTATGAGTGGAAATACTAATACTTCACCGTCAGATATGTTGCAAGCTGTCTATGACATGACTGTTTCAGTACGGATtgcaaaagaagaaaatattgaaaGACTCCATCTTGACCGCGCTTGTATTACAAAAGAACAATCAGAATTTATTGAAAGTGTACAAGAGCATCTGCTGAAGCTTGATGAAGAATCTAAGAACGAAATGGAAAACATGTTAACAAAAGAACATAATAAGTTAGAGAAGGAAGTTGCTATATGTAAGGAAAtagaaaatgtagaaataaagaAGAAAGAGTTGCTTAATATCGCGATGAATTATGGTAGCACAGTCGAACTAAACGTGATTTCCGAATTAGTAACAAAAGAAGCCGAAGGTTTAAAATATGAAACTAAACAGGAAGCAGAAAAGGCAGCTGTTTGTCTAAAATTTGTCAGGAACCAAAGTCTTACAGATGTCGCAACAATTGGAACTGTGTATGTTGTAAAGGGCCAGAAAGAAGATGTCCAGCAAGATGAAAATCCAAGAAATCAAATATTACTGGAAAATTCGAGCGACGACATAGATGAGACGTCAACGAACGCCGGAGAATCGTCCCGTGAAAAGACAACAAGCAGCAACTTAGACAAGGACCAATGTCCATTTATGGAAAGCTCTGTCAGCAGAACGAGAACAATGCATGATTTACATCAAAACACCGCAGAATTCAAATGTTCTCTAACAAGTATTTTGGTTTTGTCGGACGGGCGCATTGTTGTGACAGACTATAACAACGAATGTATTAAAATACTTAATCTGGATATGTCTGTAAAGATAGAATTTAAACTGGATGAAAAGCCAATAGATTTGTGTCAAAATTCAAGATATCACTTGGCTGTCATATTTGATGGCAAGAAGATGATAAATAGATTTATAGTTGCAAAGGATACAGTGCTTAATGATGGAGGATTCTCTTCCAAAATGTATCCAATCAGTATTGAAAAATCCAATGAAAGAGACGGTCACGTTATTATATTGTTTTCCGATGAAGagagaaacacacaaaaaaatagtGACAGCGATACTATCGAGATACAGATACGAAGCGTGCATAATGGGGCAATCATAAAGCAGTTAACAGAGTTCAAAACCAAATCATCGCATAAAATGATTCTAAAAAATCCTGGTCGAATTCAAGTGATGCCGAAAGTTCAGAACGCCTTCCTGATTTCGGAAAACGAGAAGTTGCACCACTGTGACATAGATCAAGCAAGCACAAACACCATTAAAGAAAAGTGGTACTATAAGAGTTATAAAGGAAGAATTATAGATGATATAACTGACATTGCTGTGGACAAAGAGGGAAACATTTATGTTTGTGGAAAGGGTTCCAAAAATATCCATCAGATTTCAGGCTCAAACTTCATGAACAATAGAGTTCTCCTATCGATACCTGGAACTCCCCAGTCTCTGTGTGTTGATGACGATAGGCGACGCCTGATCGTAGGGTGCGAAAATGATGACTTTATCTACGCTGTGACATTAGaatga